From Oscillospiraceae bacterium CM, a single genomic window includes:
- a CDS encoding phosphoribosylglycinamide formyltransferase, producing MVKTAVLVSGGGTNLQAIINSLNFGKIKNCELAAVISSKPNVFALTRAKNAGIPTYVVDYAGYPDRDAFNEAIYQKLKSLEIELVVMAGFLVVLGEPLVSAYENRIINIHPSLVPAFCGEGLYGIRVHQAVLDYGVKISGATVHFATGKADAGPVIMQRAIFIREDETPQSLQMRIMQEVEWKILPEAISLFCEGRLSVVGRIVHIKESIE from the coding sequence TTGGTAAAAACAGCCGTTCTCGTCTCCGGCGGCGGAACAAATCTTCAGGCTATCATCAATTCTCTCAATTTTGGCAAAATTAAAAACTGCGAGCTGGCGGCCGTTATTTCCTCTAAACCGAATGTATTTGCGCTGACGCGTGCTAAAAACGCCGGGATTCCGACGTATGTTGTCGATTACGCGGGTTACCCCGACCGTGACGCCTTTAATGAAGCGATTTATCAAAAGCTCAAAAGCCTAGAGATTGAGCTTGTTGTCATGGCCGGATTCCTCGTTGTCCTCGGCGAGCCGCTCGTCTCTGCGTATGAAAACAGAATTATCAACATTCATCCGTCCCTCGTTCCCGCTTTTTGCGGGGAAGGGCTTTACGGCATTCGTGTCCATCAAGCTGTGCTCGACTACGGCGTCAAGATTTCCGGTGCAACCGTCCACTTTGCCACCGGAAAAGCCGACGCCGGCCCCGTCATCATGCAGCGCGCCATCTTTATCCGCGAGGATGAAACGCCGCAATCCCTTCAAATGCGAATCATGCAGGAAGTCGAATGGAAGATCTTGCCGGAAGCGATTTCGCTCTTTTGCGAAGGCCGCCTGTCCGTCGTCGGACGCATTGTGCATATTAAGGAGTCGATAGAATGA
- a CDS encoding phosphoribosylformylglycinamidine cyclo-ligase gives MLNSKSDSYAAAGVDVTAGYESVERIKPLVKSTFRPGVLGSLGGFGGLFEPNTANMTRPVYVSGTDGVGTKLKIAFMMDKHDTVGIDCVAMCVNDIICAGAEPLFFLDYLAMGKNFPERTEKIVAGIAEGCRQASCALIGGETAEMPGFYPEDEYDMAGFAVGVVDHDKMLDGSKIQSGDRLIGLASSGVHSNGFSLVRKVLNITPEALKTYIPELSTTLGEELLKPTRIYVPQVLHLLKTLGMKIKGICHITGGGLYENVPRMLPDNVTAVIRPHDFPESAIFSYIASKGDIPARDMYNTFNMGVGLVMAVDSRDVGSVLDALIQIGERPYVIGSCVSGDKGVELRW, from the coding sequence ATGCTAAATTCTAAGTCGGACAGTTACGCAGCGGCCGGTGTCGACGTCACCGCCGGTTATGAATCGGTTGAACGCATTAAGCCTCTTGTCAAAAGTACTTTCCGTCCCGGCGTTCTCGGCTCTCTCGGCGGCTTCGGCGGTCTGTTTGAGCCTAACACGGCCAATATGACCCGCCCTGTTTATGTCTCCGGCACGGACGGCGTCGGCACAAAGCTTAAAATTGCTTTTATGATGGATAAGCACGACACGGTTGGTATAGACTGCGTTGCCATGTGCGTCAACGATATTATTTGCGCCGGTGCCGAGCCGCTCTTTTTTCTCGATTATCTCGCCATGGGCAAAAATTTCCCGGAACGCACGGAAAAAATCGTCGCGGGCATTGCCGAGGGCTGCCGTCAGGCGAGCTGCGCACTCATCGGCGGCGAGACGGCCGAAATGCCGGGTTTTTATCCGGAGGACGAATACGATATGGCCGGGTTTGCCGTTGGTGTCGTCGACCATGACAAAATGCTTGACGGGTCAAAAATCCAGTCAGGGGATAGACTGATAGGCCTTGCCTCATCCGGTGTGCATTCCAACGGTTTTTCCCTCGTCCGCAAGGTGCTCAATATCACGCCGGAAGCCCTGAAAACGTATATTCCGGAGCTCTCCACAACGCTTGGCGAAGAGCTTTTAAAGCCGACACGCATTTATGTTCCGCAGGTGCTCCACCTTTTAAAAACTCTCGGCATGAAAATTAAAGGCATTTGCCATATCACGGGCGGCGGTCTTTACGAAAACGTGCCGCGCATGCTGCCGGACAACGTTACGGCCGTCATCCGGCCGCACGACTTTCCGGAAAGCGCGATTTTCTCCTATATCGCCTCAAAAGGTGATATTCCGGCGCGCGATATGTACAACACGTTTAACATGGGCGTTGGCCTCGTCATGGCCGTTGACAGCCGCGACGTCGGCAGCGTTCTGGACGCGCTGATTCAAATCGGCGAGCGCCCATATGTGATCGGCAGCTGCGTCAGCGGCGACAAAGGAGTTGAGCTGCGTTGGTAA
- a CDS encoding phosphoribosylaminoimidazolesuccinocarboxamide synthase: protein MKKLEQLYEGKAKKVYKTDDKDLLIVDYKDDATAFNGEKKGTIVGKGVINNKMTNHFMRLLEADGIPTHFVKELSDRETLVKTVTILPLEVIVRNIAAGSFSKRFGVKEGTVFKKPTIEFSYKNDALGDPMLNDYHIFAMELAAPAELSLIREYAFNINDFLKATLKECGITLVDFKLEFGKTNDGTIILADEISPDTCRFWDAKTGEKLDKDRFRQDLGNVEGAYQEMAKRLLGA, encoded by the coding sequence ATGAAAAAGCTGGAGCAACTCTACGAGGGCAAAGCCAAAAAGGTCTATAAAACGGATGACAAGGACCTGCTGATCGTCGATTATAAGGATGATGCGACCGCCTTCAATGGCGAAAAAAAAGGCACCATCGTCGGCAAGGGCGTCATCAATAATAAGATGACCAACCACTTCATGCGTCTTTTAGAAGCCGACGGTATCCCGACGCATTTTGTCAAAGAGCTTTCCGACCGCGAAACACTTGTCAAGACGGTGACGATTCTGCCCTTAGAGGTTATCGTCCGCAACATCGCCGCCGGCTCTTTTTCCAAGCGCTTTGGCGTCAAGGAGGGCACTGTTTTTAAAAAGCCGACGATTGAGTTTTCTTATAAAAACGATGCGCTCGGCGACCCGATGCTCAATGACTATCACATCTTCGCCATGGAGCTGGCAGCACCGGCCGAGCTCTCACTCATCCGCGAATATGCCTTTAATATTAATGATTTCCTGAAGGCAACGCTGAAGGAATGCGGCATAACGCTTGTCGATTTTAAGCTGGAATTTGGCAAAACGAACGACGGCACAATCATTTTAGCCGACGAGATATCGCCGGACACCTGCCGTTTCTGGGACGCCAAAACCGGCGAAAAGCTTGACAAAGACCGCTTCCGTCAGGACCTCGGCAATGTTGAGGGAGCCTATCAGGAAATGGCAAAGCGCCTGCTCGGCGCGTAA